Proteins co-encoded in one Thamnophis elegans isolate rThaEle1 chromosome 1, rThaEle1.pri, whole genome shotgun sequence genomic window:
- the ZNF839 gene encoding zinc finger protein 839 isoform X2, with amino-acid sequence MSSLGFRSDAAAAISEGSAPGPPGETPLTPVSEFPRWKPHRAPEAVAVGGVPGKLQDERLPPPVGKATQKAEDRRTAGPVVLPHGQSPACPPPLLLALSFNSETSASPSGSRLTTVGTLHSPSQPGQDGVQEMGSEAEHLALTGTLLAEMKTTHFQIESDQIKEKKSLELFSATALPKNIAGSQAVEKNSKPLGLSAINTEFFQIHTLTGTGSQHFFLCNSSKPTVQLLLPASLHPPGQVPLSKIIMHGQKHKSITKDREVSSNVSLVPSCSAKILVNEGKQPKEQKIKKSLKVTTRSGRVSRPPKYKVKDYKFIKTEDLADCHPSDSDDYSELSLEDDECNKVKEVCELFNTFNNDLRPKLFKCQNCEKSYIGKGGLSRHYRINPGHGHQESSESSSINRFSSMTQLECAEKANCESIHQPSSPLPITLALVSKNGLAAELEKNLQTESEQQSEISAEDRKSEAYSTHLGPGRRKRQRRSYQPKMANRSRCSTTFNSLDQLSSNSLSISAEHLSRFKRKEKLKELIQQCTNEEFMELVVPRMTTVVTVFEFLLMKAEKKCQTKATFPDIYREFEELHAMVKKMCQDYFNNSELKQPLEIKNHKVAESLGITDCCLEVPKIQTNSFPECTESTDQPILLHISGQKRAAEF; translated from the exons ATGTCTTCTCTGGGCTTCAGGAGTGACGCCGCCGCCGCTATTTCTGAGGGCTCGGCACCAGGCCCTCCGGGCGAAACCCCGTTGACGCCGGTCTCCGAATTTCCCCGCTGGAAGCCTCATCGGGCGCCCGAGGCAGTGGCTGTTGGAGGTGTCCCTGGAAAGCTACAAGACGAGAGGCTCCCTCCACCGGTCGGAAAGGCGACACAGAAGGCCGAGGACCGTCGTACCGCCGGGCCCGTCGTATTACCTCATGGGCAAAGCCCcgcctgcccccctcccctcttgctGGCTCTGAGTTTCAACTCGGAGACTTCCGCCTCGCCTTCGGGGTCTCGGCTGACGACGGTCGGCACCCTGCACAGCCCGTCGCAGCCAGGGCAGGATGGAGTTCAGGAGATGGGATCCGAGGCAGAGCATCTTGCTTTGACGGGGACCCTTCTGGCCGAG atGAAAACCACTCATTTCCAAATAGAGTCTGATCagataaaagagaagaaaagtttgGAATTATTTTCTGCAACAGCTCTGCCTAAAAATATAGCTGGATCTCAAGCAGTTGAGAAGAATTCTAAGCCTTTAGGACTCAGTGCCATTAATACTGAGTTTTTTCAGATACATACTTTAACAGGCACAGGATCTCAACATTTTTTCTTATGTAATTCTTCTAAACCTACAGTTCAACTACTTCTTCCAGCCTCCTTACATCCCCCTGGACAAGTACCACTAAGTAAAATAATTATGCATGGGCAGAAACATAAATCTATTACAAAAGATAGAGAAGTTTCTTCAAATGTTTCTTTAGTTCCATCTTGTTCAGCAAAAATTCTTGTAAATGAGGGGAAGCAACCAAAagagcaaaaaattaaaaaatctctGAAAGTGACAACTCGTTCTGGGCGGGTTTCTCGCCCTCCAAAATATAAAGTTAAGGACTACAAGTTTATTAAAACAGAAGACTTGGCTGACTGTCACCCGTCTGATTCTGATGACTATTCTGAGTTGAGCTTAGAAGATGATGAATGCAACAAAGTAAAGGAAGTATGTGAATTATTTAATACCTTTAACAATGACCTGCGGCCAAAATTGTTTAAGTGTCAGAACTGTGAAAAATCCTACATAGGAAAAGGAGGATTATCACGGCACTACAGAATAAATCCAGGCCATGGGCACCAAGAGTCTTCAGAATCTTCTTCTATAAATAGATTTTCTAGTATGACACAGCTGGAGTGCGCTGAAAAGGCAAATTGTGAAAGCATCCATCAACCTTCTTCACCTTTACCAATTACTCTTGCTTTAGTAAGCAAAAATGGACTAGCTGCAGAATTGGAAAAAAATCTTCAAACAGAAAGTGAACAGCAG TCTGAAATTTCTGCAGAAGATAGAAAATCTGAAGCATACAGCACCCATTTGGGACCTGGAAGAAGAAAGCGGCAGAGAAGGTCATATCAACCAAAGATGGCTAATAGATCAAGATGTTCTACAACATTTAACAGCCTTGATCAATTATCTTCCAATTCTCTTAGTATCTCAGCAGAGCATCTTAgtagatttaaaagaaaagaaaagctaaaaGAG CTGATTCAGCAGTGCACCAATGAAGAGTTTATGGAGCTGGTAGTTCCACGTATGACAACAGTTGTTACTGTATTTGAATTCCTCCTGATGAAG GCAGAGAAAAAATGTCAAACAAAAGCAACCTTTCCAGATATTTACCGGGAGTTTGAAGAGCTCCATGCAATGGTAAAGAAAATGTGTCaagattattttaataattctgAATTAAAGCAACCATTAGAAATAAAAAACCATAAG GTAGCTGAATCACTAGGAATTACAGATTGTTGTCTTGAAGTGCCAAAAATCCAGACAAATTCTTTTCCTGAATGTACTGAATCTACTGATCAGCCTATATTGCTCCATATTTCAGGACAGAAACGAGCAGCTGAG TTTTAG
- the CINP gene encoding cyclin-dependent kinase 2-interacting protein, which yields MSAGSSTPRTPVLSISARKIKDNAADWHNLVMKWETLNDNGFSIATKIVNIKNATQIKDSNLEIEHEDSSDSERLPLNYNTELEQCCTELLGIFEKLAKIHEKMEKLCSTTKGVCDLETYHHAAEPKAPLFHTWPVSHFHEVSVKLLDMYSQELKLKHTIVEEIAHTADQDLQMVYLSSWLHQPYIDNSNIVLLESMLLETGHRQL from the exons ATGTCTG CTGGTAGTTCTACTCCTAGGACACCTGTATTGTCCATAAGTgcaagaaaaatcaaagacaATGCAGCAGACTGGCACAACCTAGTGATGAAATGGGAAACCTTGAATGATAATGGGTTTTCTATTGCCACCAAGATTGTGAACATCAAAAATGCTACACA GATTAAAGACAGCAATTTGGAGATAGAACATGAGGATTCCTCTGACAGTGAAAGACTGCCACTTAACTACAACACGGAACTGGAGCAGTGCTGTACAGAACTACTTGGGATTTTTGAAAAATTG GCTAAAATACATGAGAAAATGGAAAAACTGTGTTCAACAACTAAAGGGGTCTGTGACTTAGAAACATACCATCATGCAGCAGAACCCAAGGCACCGTTATTTCACACATGGCCTGTTTCTCATTTCC atGAAGTCTCAGTCAAGCTCTTAGATATGTATTCACAAGAACTGAAACTCAAGCACACCATTGTGGAAGAAATTGCTCATACAGCTGACCAAGATCTACAGATGGTCTATTTATCATCATGGTTACATCAGCCCTACATTGACAACAGCAACATAGTTCTGTTAGAAAGTATGTTGTTAGAAACAGGGCATAGACAGCTATAA
- the ZNF839 gene encoding zinc finger protein 839 isoform X3, whose amino-acid sequence MSSLGFRSDAAAAISEGSAPGPPGETPLTPVSEFPRWKPHRAPEAVAVGGVPGKLQDERLPPPVGKATQKAEDRRTAGPVVLPHGQSPACPPPLLLALSFNSETSASPSGSRLTTVGTLHSPSQPGQDGVQEMGSEAEHLALTGTLLAEMKTTHFQIESDQIKEKKSLELFSATALPKNIAGSQAVEKNSKPLGLSAINTEFFQIHTLTGTGSQHFFLCNSSKPTVQLLLPASLHPPGQVPLSKIIMHGQKHKSITKDREVSSNVSLVPSCSAKILVNEGKQPKEQKIKKSLKVTTRSGRVSRPPKYKVKDYKFIKTEDLADCHPSDSDDYSELSLEDDECNKVKEVCELFNTFNNDLRPKLFKCQNCEKSYIGKGGLSRHYRINPGHGHQESSESSSINRFSSMTQLECAEKANCESIHQPSSPLPITLALVSKNGLAAELEKNLQTESEQQMHPADTRHDLPTKALLRHPTSSPHLPYLSKHLHIFSEISAEDRKSEAYSTHLGPGRRKRQRRSYQPKMANRSRCSTTFNSLDQLSSNSLSISAEHLSRFKRKEKLKELIQQCTNEEFMELVVPRMTTVVTVFEFLLMKLLFLIRQRKNVKQKQPFQIFTGSLKSSMQW is encoded by the exons ATGTCTTCTCTGGGCTTCAGGAGTGACGCCGCCGCCGCTATTTCTGAGGGCTCGGCACCAGGCCCTCCGGGCGAAACCCCGTTGACGCCGGTCTCCGAATTTCCCCGCTGGAAGCCTCATCGGGCGCCCGAGGCAGTGGCTGTTGGAGGTGTCCCTGGAAAGCTACAAGACGAGAGGCTCCCTCCACCGGTCGGAAAGGCGACACAGAAGGCCGAGGACCGTCGTACCGCCGGGCCCGTCGTATTACCTCATGGGCAAAGCCCcgcctgcccccctcccctcttgctGGCTCTGAGTTTCAACTCGGAGACTTCCGCCTCGCCTTCGGGGTCTCGGCTGACGACGGTCGGCACCCTGCACAGCCCGTCGCAGCCAGGGCAGGATGGAGTTCAGGAGATGGGATCCGAGGCAGAGCATCTTGCTTTGACGGGGACCCTTCTGGCCGAG atGAAAACCACTCATTTCCAAATAGAGTCTGATCagataaaagagaagaaaagtttgGAATTATTTTCTGCAACAGCTCTGCCTAAAAATATAGCTGGATCTCAAGCAGTTGAGAAGAATTCTAAGCCTTTAGGACTCAGTGCCATTAATACTGAGTTTTTTCAGATACATACTTTAACAGGCACAGGATCTCAACATTTTTTCTTATGTAATTCTTCTAAACCTACAGTTCAACTACTTCTTCCAGCCTCCTTACATCCCCCTGGACAAGTACCACTAAGTAAAATAATTATGCATGGGCAGAAACATAAATCTATTACAAAAGATAGAGAAGTTTCTTCAAATGTTTCTTTAGTTCCATCTTGTTCAGCAAAAATTCTTGTAAATGAGGGGAAGCAACCAAAagagcaaaaaattaaaaaatctctGAAAGTGACAACTCGTTCTGGGCGGGTTTCTCGCCCTCCAAAATATAAAGTTAAGGACTACAAGTTTATTAAAACAGAAGACTTGGCTGACTGTCACCCGTCTGATTCTGATGACTATTCTGAGTTGAGCTTAGAAGATGATGAATGCAACAAAGTAAAGGAAGTATGTGAATTATTTAATACCTTTAACAATGACCTGCGGCCAAAATTGTTTAAGTGTCAGAACTGTGAAAAATCCTACATAGGAAAAGGAGGATTATCACGGCACTACAGAATAAATCCAGGCCATGGGCACCAAGAGTCTTCAGAATCTTCTTCTATAAATAGATTTTCTAGTATGACACAGCTGGAGTGCGCTGAAAAGGCAAATTGTGAAAGCATCCATCAACCTTCTTCACCTTTACCAATTACTCTTGCTTTAGTAAGCAAAAATGGACTAGCTGCAGAATTGGAAAAAAATCTTCAAACAGAAAGTGAACAGCAG ATGCATCCAGCTGATACAAGGCATGATCTTCCTACCAAAGCCCTCTTACGCCATCCTACAAGCAGCCCTCATTTGCCGTACCTTTCTAAGCATCTCCATATCTTT TCTGAAATTTCTGCAGAAGATAGAAAATCTGAAGCATACAGCACCCATTTGGGACCTGGAAGAAGAAAGCGGCAGAGAAGGTCATATCAACCAAAGATGGCTAATAGATCAAGATGTTCTACAACATTTAACAGCCTTGATCAATTATCTTCCAATTCTCTTAGTATCTCAGCAGAGCATCTTAgtagatttaaaagaaaagaaaagctaaaaGAG CTGATTCAGCAGTGCACCAATGAAGAGTTTATGGAGCTGGTAGTTCCACGTATGACAACAGTTGTTACTGTATTTGAATTCCTCCTGATGAAG CTTTTGTTTTTGATCAGGCAGAGAAAAAATGTCAAACAAAAGCAACCTTTCCAGATATTTACCGGGAGTTTGAAGAGCTCCATGCAATGGTAA
- the ZNF839 gene encoding zinc finger protein 839 isoform X1: MSSLGFRSDAAAAISEGSAPGPPGETPLTPVSEFPRWKPHRAPEAVAVGGVPGKLQDERLPPPVGKATQKAEDRRTAGPVVLPHGQSPACPPPLLLALSFNSETSASPSGSRLTTVGTLHSPSQPGQDGVQEMGSEAEHLALTGTLLAEMKTTHFQIESDQIKEKKSLELFSATALPKNIAGSQAVEKNSKPLGLSAINTEFFQIHTLTGTGSQHFFLCNSSKPTVQLLLPASLHPPGQVPLSKIIMHGQKHKSITKDREVSSNVSLVPSCSAKILVNEGKQPKEQKIKKSLKVTTRSGRVSRPPKYKVKDYKFIKTEDLADCHPSDSDDYSELSLEDDECNKVKEVCELFNTFNNDLRPKLFKCQNCEKSYIGKGGLSRHYRINPGHGHQESSESSSINRFSSMTQLECAEKANCESIHQPSSPLPITLALVSKNGLAAELEKNLQTESEQQMHPADTRHDLPTKALLRHPTSSPHLPYLSKHLHIFSEISAEDRKSEAYSTHLGPGRRKRQRRSYQPKMANRSRCSTTFNSLDQLSSNSLSISAEHLSRFKRKEKLKELIQQCTNEEFMELVVPRMTTVVTVFEFLLMKAEKKCQTKATFPDIYREFEELHAMVKKMCQDYFNNSELKQPLEIKNHKVAESLGITDCCLEVPKIQTNSFPECTESTDQPILLHISGQKRAAEF; the protein is encoded by the exons ATGTCTTCTCTGGGCTTCAGGAGTGACGCCGCCGCCGCTATTTCTGAGGGCTCGGCACCAGGCCCTCCGGGCGAAACCCCGTTGACGCCGGTCTCCGAATTTCCCCGCTGGAAGCCTCATCGGGCGCCCGAGGCAGTGGCTGTTGGAGGTGTCCCTGGAAAGCTACAAGACGAGAGGCTCCCTCCACCGGTCGGAAAGGCGACACAGAAGGCCGAGGACCGTCGTACCGCCGGGCCCGTCGTATTACCTCATGGGCAAAGCCCcgcctgcccccctcccctcttgctGGCTCTGAGTTTCAACTCGGAGACTTCCGCCTCGCCTTCGGGGTCTCGGCTGACGACGGTCGGCACCCTGCACAGCCCGTCGCAGCCAGGGCAGGATGGAGTTCAGGAGATGGGATCCGAGGCAGAGCATCTTGCTTTGACGGGGACCCTTCTGGCCGAG atGAAAACCACTCATTTCCAAATAGAGTCTGATCagataaaagagaagaaaagtttgGAATTATTTTCTGCAACAGCTCTGCCTAAAAATATAGCTGGATCTCAAGCAGTTGAGAAGAATTCTAAGCCTTTAGGACTCAGTGCCATTAATACTGAGTTTTTTCAGATACATACTTTAACAGGCACAGGATCTCAACATTTTTTCTTATGTAATTCTTCTAAACCTACAGTTCAACTACTTCTTCCAGCCTCCTTACATCCCCCTGGACAAGTACCACTAAGTAAAATAATTATGCATGGGCAGAAACATAAATCTATTACAAAAGATAGAGAAGTTTCTTCAAATGTTTCTTTAGTTCCATCTTGTTCAGCAAAAATTCTTGTAAATGAGGGGAAGCAACCAAAagagcaaaaaattaaaaaatctctGAAAGTGACAACTCGTTCTGGGCGGGTTTCTCGCCCTCCAAAATATAAAGTTAAGGACTACAAGTTTATTAAAACAGAAGACTTGGCTGACTGTCACCCGTCTGATTCTGATGACTATTCTGAGTTGAGCTTAGAAGATGATGAATGCAACAAAGTAAAGGAAGTATGTGAATTATTTAATACCTTTAACAATGACCTGCGGCCAAAATTGTTTAAGTGTCAGAACTGTGAAAAATCCTACATAGGAAAAGGAGGATTATCACGGCACTACAGAATAAATCCAGGCCATGGGCACCAAGAGTCTTCAGAATCTTCTTCTATAAATAGATTTTCTAGTATGACACAGCTGGAGTGCGCTGAAAAGGCAAATTGTGAAAGCATCCATCAACCTTCTTCACCTTTACCAATTACTCTTGCTTTAGTAAGCAAAAATGGACTAGCTGCAGAATTGGAAAAAAATCTTCAAACAGAAAGTGAACAGCAG ATGCATCCAGCTGATACAAGGCATGATCTTCCTACCAAAGCCCTCTTACGCCATCCTACAAGCAGCCCTCATTTGCCGTACCTTTCTAAGCATCTCCATATCTTT TCTGAAATTTCTGCAGAAGATAGAAAATCTGAAGCATACAGCACCCATTTGGGACCTGGAAGAAGAAAGCGGCAGAGAAGGTCATATCAACCAAAGATGGCTAATAGATCAAGATGTTCTACAACATTTAACAGCCTTGATCAATTATCTTCCAATTCTCTTAGTATCTCAGCAGAGCATCTTAgtagatttaaaagaaaagaaaagctaaaaGAG CTGATTCAGCAGTGCACCAATGAAGAGTTTATGGAGCTGGTAGTTCCACGTATGACAACAGTTGTTACTGTATTTGAATTCCTCCTGATGAAG GCAGAGAAAAAATGTCAAACAAAAGCAACCTTTCCAGATATTTACCGGGAGTTTGAAGAGCTCCATGCAATGGTAAAGAAAATGTGTCaagattattttaataattctgAATTAAAGCAACCATTAGAAATAAAAAACCATAAG GTAGCTGAATCACTAGGAATTACAGATTGTTGTCTTGAAGTGCCAAAAATCCAGACAAATTCTTTTCCTGAATGTACTGAATCTACTGATCAGCCTATATTGCTCCATATTTCAGGACAGAAACGAGCAGCTGAG TTTTAG